Sequence from the Xenorhabdus nematophila ATCC 19061 genome:
ATAATCCCACAGCTCAAGCCATAATCTGGACATCAAAACAACATGGTGATAAAGCGATAATGCTATTTGGGGATAGGCTGAAAACAAACGAACTGACCATCTCCATTGAATCACAACCGCTCTGGTCATCTAACTCAATCATAAAAGCGGTAGATTTATTGGCAGATGAAATGGGGCTGATAACCTACCATAATCAGGAAATGATTTAATTTCAGCCCGCTAAAAAAAAAAGAAGTTGTTACCGCAGTTTGAATCTACACCATCAAAAATGACGCTGTCATGATGAACAAATAGGAGCAACTATGGACACCTCTTTTATCTCTCCTCACTTCCCTGATCATTACCACCAAAATATTCGCCACATGAAACAAACCCTGCGCAAGCAGATTGGTCATATCGAAGGCTTGTTCAGACAAATTTGTGACAAAATAGACAAAGAGCTGATTGCAACCCGGGAAGATGAAAAAAATATCGGTAGTGCCTGGCCGGAGATCCATTGGCATGACTTGATAGAAAATCGAGTCACACCAGAAACCCTACAAAAAATTAAACGCCGCGGATGTTTGGTTGTCAGACAGAATTTTCCCCGTGATACCGCGCTTGCATGGGACAAATCCATGTTTGATTACCTTGAAGCAAATAATTTTGCTGCCGTTTATCACGGCTATGGTGATGACTATTTTGGCAGTCTTGAAGCTTCTCGTCCGGAAATTTACCCCATTTATTGGTCTCAGGCACAGATGCAGGCCCGACAAACTGAAGAGATCGCTCAAGTACAATCTTTTCTCAATCGGCTGTGGAAATATGAATCAGATGAAATACGCTGGTTTGATCCTGATATCAACATGATTTATCCCGACCGCATTCGTCACAGACCACCGGGGACAACCTCCAAGGGGCTTGGTGCACATACTGATTCCGGCGCTTTAGAACGTTGGCTCCATCCTGCTTACCAAAAAGTGTTCAGACATATTTTCAATAACCGCTTCACAGAATACGATCCTTGGGATGCGGCGTACCGCCCGGAAATGAATGAATATGAACTTGATAACTTCACCCGATGTTCAGTTTTTCGTACCTTTCAGGGCTGGACTGCACTGTCAGATATGGCACTTAATCAAGGGCTGCTGCATGTTGTTCCCGTACCCGAAGCAATGGCCTATTTATTGTTACGACCGTTGTTGAATGATGTGCCCGATGATGAACTTTGCGGCGTTGCTCCCGGTAAGGCATTACCCGCTAATGAAAAATGGCACCCTCACCTCATGCGTGGACTATGCAGCATTCCGTCTCTGCAAGCCGGGGATTCTGTCTGGTGGCACTGTGATCTTATCCATTCCGTTGCACCTGTAGAAAATCAGCAAGGCTGGGGAAATGTGATGTATATTCCCGCCGC
This genomic interval carries:
- a CDS encoding DUF1479 domain-containing protein gives rise to the protein MDTSFISPHFPDHYHQNIRHMKQTLRKQIGHIEGLFRQICDKIDKELIATREDEKNIGSAWPEIHWHDLIENRVTPETLQKIKRRGCLVVRQNFPRDTALAWDKSMFDYLEANNFAAVYHGYGDDYFGSLEASRPEIYPIYWSQAQMQARQTEEIAQVQSFLNRLWKYESDEIRWFDPDINMIYPDRIRHRPPGTTSKGLGAHTDSGALERWLHPAYQKVFRHIFNNRFTEYDPWDAAYRPEMNEYELDNFTRCSVFRTFQGWTALSDMALNQGLLHVVPVPEAMAYLLLRPLLNDVPDDELCGVAPGKALPANEKWHPHLMRGLCSIPSLQAGDSVWWHCDLIHSVAPVENQQGWGNVMYIPAAPLCKKNLAYARKVAESLKHGTSPADFAREDYEKSWKNRFTLAELNPIGLRGLGLS